Proteins from a genomic interval of Drosophila gunungcola strain Sukarami chromosome X unlocalized genomic scaffold, Dgunungcola_SK_2 000023F, whole genome shotgun sequence:
- the LOC128260448 gene encoding fibrinogen-like protein 1 isoform X2, which yields MLRLALYTVCIVLSLQGSLVESQGHRVCVLRDAPTQCGSFCLSALYPLFADTNNIRSRLDGIEAGQKVLSDLMTGLQGVHTKLDSCKMKNDYEARLAGIENHLKATIANLENQIKTKDDLINAQKKQIDEGFKNKDDEIADLKNQINSIETSKRNQSNELSECRLHFEKTQPLRVSCSSSPHGWTVIQRRIDGSENFDRNWADYKNGFGNVKGEFFIGLEKLHQMTKARPHELYIKLGK from the exons ATGCTGAGGCTGGCACTGTACACAGTCTGTATTGTCCTTTCTCTACAAGGATCCCTTGTAGAATCTCAGGGTCATCGGGTGTGCGTCCTTCGGGATGCGCCAACGCAGTGCGGCTCCTTTTGCCTGAGCGCACTATATCCGCTCTTTGCCGATACTAATAATATCCGAAGCAGGTTGGATGGCATCGAAGCAGGGCAGAAGGTCCTCAGTGATCTCATGACAGGACTTCAGGGGGTACATACAAAGCTAGATTCCTGTAAGATGAAAAATGATTACGAGGCGAGATTAGCCGGAATCGAAAACCACCTAAAAGCG ACTATTGCAAACTTGGAGaatcaaatcaaaaccaaaGACGATCTTATCAATgcgcaaaaaaaacaaatcgatgaaggctttaaaaataaagatgaTGAAATCGCAGACCTAAAGAATCAGATTAATTCGATTGAAACATCAAAACGTAACCAATCTAATGAGCTTTCGGAATGCCGATTACATTTCGAAAAAACACAACCATTAAGGGTGTCATGTTCGTCGTCTCCACATGGCTGGACCGTAATTCAGAGACGGATCGACGGATCCGAGAACTTCGATCGAAACTGGGCTGATTACAAAAATGGATTTGGAAACGTTAAGGGAGAATTTTTCATTGGCCTGGAAAAATTGCATCAGATGACGAAGGCACGTCCCCACGAACTCTACATTAAGCTTGGGAAG TGA
- the LOC128260444 gene encoding histone-lysine N-methyltransferase 2D isoform X2 codes for MKRTKDEDKEESPSQPVTHNSSAGSNGHDAPSPVAATSAPAANSSAVPDASASGASVRTTGRVKKPKLVYDPSDNYVSRASSNRSSLGAAGAAAAPATATVTVIHGVQQSSPAKEAAKELVASDSQDSTPSPAVSEQHQQQQQHPAQNRNFDTCQKCSKSEPKRGSGHKSNFLTCKGCMQKWHFPCLPINFDNQSLARKRYKCEKCRYCQVCNVRGRDLAICSTCVDAYHADCNDPTIKQAKSVDTNPKWKCFRCEASNSGQNTSPSSEEQAGGRKSHAIREEQPVAVVVAARKSNAGRKKRVQSDPTGQEKPAKIEKLGKRIPPLKMDEKKERKEVAKEEKVVKMEKMEEQREQPVVVVKVEKVEQVEDDGENKHEPMQPEHRAEELPLQPIRKSYPSRLTPPAPAATDSPVDIKGQPVSSWSVEQVVGFVAKHYPKEANVFRYQDIDGASLLLLTRQDVMNGFGLKLGPALRVFELVMSLQSRSDDVRLAWFE; via the exons ATGAAGCGCACTAAGGACGAGGACAAGGAGGAGTCGCCTTCCCAGCCGGTGACCCACAATTCCAGCGCCGGCAGCAACGGCCACGACGCCCCATCTCCGGTGGCGGCCACATCTGCGCCGGCGGCCAATTCCTCCGCCGTTCCGGATGCCTCGGCCTCTGGAGCCTCCGTTCGCACGACGGGACGCGTGAAG AAACCCAAACTGGTGTACGATCCCTCCGACAACTATGTGTCCCGGGCCAGCAGCAATCGCAGTTCCCTCGGCGCAGCTGGAGCCGCTGCAGCtcctgccactgccactgtcACTGTCATCCACGGTGTCCAGCAGTCATCACCTGCCAAGGAGGCAGCCAAAGAGCTGGTGGCCAGCGATTCCCAGGACTCCACACCCAGTCCGGCCGTTTCcgagcagcaccagcagcagcagcagcatccggCGCAGAATCGCAACTTCGACACCTGCCAGAAGTGCTCCAAGAGCGAACCGAAGCGAGGATCCGGCCACAAGAGCAACTTTCTCACCTGCAAGGGCTGCATGCAGAAAT GGCACTTTCCCTGTTTGCCCATCAACTTTGATAACCAGAGCCTGGCCCGCAAAAGGTACAAGTGCGAGAAGTGTCGCTACTGCCAGGTGTGCAACGTGAGGGGTCGGGATCTGGCCATCTGCAGCACTTGCGTGGACGCCTACCATGCGGACTGCAATGATCCCACCATCAAGCAGGCCAAGTCAGTGGACACCAACCCCAAGTGGAAGTGCTTCCGATGCGAGGCGAGTAATAGCGGCCAAAACACCAGCCCTTCCAGCGAGGAGCAGGCGGGGGGCAGGAAGTCCCACGCAATCCGCGAGGAGCAGCCAGTGGCGGTGGTTGTGGCGGCCAGAAAGTCCAATGCGGGTCGCAAGAAGCGCGTTCAGTCCGATCCCACGGGTCAGGAGAAACCAGCAAAGATTGAGAAGCTGGGCAAACGCATTCCGCCCTTGAAAATGGATGAGAAAAAAGAGAGGAAGGAGGTGGCCAAGGAGGAGAAGGTGGTGAAGATGGAGAAGATGGAAGAGCAGCGGGAGCAGCCAGTGGTGGTGGTCAAAGTGGAGAAGGTGGAGCAGGTGGAAGATGATGGGGAGAATAAGCATGAACCCATGCAGCCAGAGCATCGGGCAGAGGAGCTGCCGCTGCAGCCAATTCGGAAATCGTATCCCTCACGTCTAACGCCACCGGCTCCTGCGGCCACAGATAGCCCCGTGGACATCAAGGGCCAGCCCGTGTCCAGCTGGTCCGTGGAGCAGGTCGTCGGCTTTGTGGCCAAGCACTATCCGAAGGAGGCGAACGTGTTCCGCTACCAGGACATCGATGGCGCctccctgctgctgctcaccCGCCAGGATGTGATGAACGGATTCGGCCTGAAGCTGGGACCGGCGCTGCGCGTCTTTGAACTCGTCATGTCCCTGCAGAGTCGCTCCGACGACGTGAGACTCGCCTGGTTCGAGTAG
- the LOC128260444 gene encoding histone-lysine N-methyltransferase 2D isoform X1 produces MRTSFLNNGNVFKKSKKIPAIRIRPHRNRAGIKSRTDGHTLQPSAQVTTILFCSFFLLSEDTPANMKRTKDEDKEESPSQPVTHNSSAGSNGHDAPSPVAATSAPAANSSAVPDASASGASVRTTGRVKKPKLVYDPSDNYVSRASSNRSSLGAAGAAAAPATATVTVIHGVQQSSPAKEAAKELVASDSQDSTPSPAVSEQHQQQQQHPAQNRNFDTCQKCSKSEPKRGSGHKSNFLTCKGCMQKWHFPCLPINFDNQSLARKRYKCEKCRYCQVCNVRGRDLAICSTCVDAYHADCNDPTIKQAKSVDTNPKWKCFRCEASNSGQNTSPSSEEQAGGRKSHAIREEQPVAVVVAARKSNAGRKKRVQSDPTGQEKPAKIEKLGKRIPPLKMDEKKERKEVAKEEKVVKMEKMEEQREQPVVVVKVEKVEQVEDDGENKHEPMQPEHRAEELPLQPIRKSYPSRLTPPAPAATDSPVDIKGQPVSSWSVEQVVGFVAKHYPKEANVFRYQDIDGASLLLLTRQDVMNGFGLKLGPALRVFELVMSLQSRSDDVRLAWFE; encoded by the exons atgagaacaagttttttaaataacggAAACGTTTTTAAGAAGAGCAAGAAAATACCAGCGATTAGAATACGGCCACACCGAAACCGGGCTGGTATTAAATCTCGAACCGACGGTCACACTTTACAACCGAGCGCGCAAGtaacaacaattttgttttgctcattttttttgctttccgAGGACACACCGGCGAACATGAAGCGCACTAAGGACGAGGACAAGGAGGAGTCGCCTTCCCAGCCGGTGACCCACAATTCCAGCGCCGGCAGCAACGGCCACGACGCCCCATCTCCGGTGGCGGCCACATCTGCGCCGGCGGCCAATTCCTCCGCCGTTCCGGATGCCTCGGCCTCTGGAGCCTCCGTTCGCACGACGGGACGCGTGAAG AAACCCAAACTGGTGTACGATCCCTCCGACAACTATGTGTCCCGGGCCAGCAGCAATCGCAGTTCCCTCGGCGCAGCTGGAGCCGCTGCAGCtcctgccactgccactgtcACTGTCATCCACGGTGTCCAGCAGTCATCACCTGCCAAGGAGGCAGCCAAAGAGCTGGTGGCCAGCGATTCCCAGGACTCCACACCCAGTCCGGCCGTTTCcgagcagcaccagcagcagcagcagcatccggCGCAGAATCGCAACTTCGACACCTGCCAGAAGTGCTCCAAGAGCGAACCGAAGCGAGGATCCGGCCACAAGAGCAACTTTCTCACCTGCAAGGGCTGCATGCAGAAAT GGCACTTTCCCTGTTTGCCCATCAACTTTGATAACCAGAGCCTGGCCCGCAAAAGGTACAAGTGCGAGAAGTGTCGCTACTGCCAGGTGTGCAACGTGAGGGGTCGGGATCTGGCCATCTGCAGCACTTGCGTGGACGCCTACCATGCGGACTGCAATGATCCCACCATCAAGCAGGCCAAGTCAGTGGACACCAACCCCAAGTGGAAGTGCTTCCGATGCGAGGCGAGTAATAGCGGCCAAAACACCAGCCCTTCCAGCGAGGAGCAGGCGGGGGGCAGGAAGTCCCACGCAATCCGCGAGGAGCAGCCAGTGGCGGTGGTTGTGGCGGCCAGAAAGTCCAATGCGGGTCGCAAGAAGCGCGTTCAGTCCGATCCCACGGGTCAGGAGAAACCAGCAAAGATTGAGAAGCTGGGCAAACGCATTCCGCCCTTGAAAATGGATGAGAAAAAAGAGAGGAAGGAGGTGGCCAAGGAGGAGAAGGTGGTGAAGATGGAGAAGATGGAAGAGCAGCGGGAGCAGCCAGTGGTGGTGGTCAAAGTGGAGAAGGTGGAGCAGGTGGAAGATGATGGGGAGAATAAGCATGAACCCATGCAGCCAGAGCATCGGGCAGAGGAGCTGCCGCTGCAGCCAATTCGGAAATCGTATCCCTCACGTCTAACGCCACCGGCTCCTGCGGCCACAGATAGCCCCGTGGACATCAAGGGCCAGCCCGTGTCCAGCTGGTCCGTGGAGCAGGTCGTCGGCTTTGTGGCCAAGCACTATCCGAAGGAGGCGAACGTGTTCCGCTACCAGGACATCGATGGCGCctccctgctgctgctcaccCGCCAGGATGTGATGAACGGATTCGGCCTGAAGCTGGGACCGGCGCTGCGCGTCTTTGAACTCGTCATGTCCCTGCAGAGTCGCTCCGACGACGTGAGACTCGCCTGGTTCGAGTAG
- the LOC128260448 gene encoding fibrinogen-like protein 1 isoform X1, with amino-acid sequence MLRLALYTVCIVLSLQGSLVESQGHRVCVLRDAPTQCGSFCLSALYPLFADTNNIRSRLDGIEAGQKVLSDLMTGLQGVHTKLDSCKMKNDYEARLAGIENHLKATIANLENQIKTKDDLINAQKKQIDEGFKNKDDEIADLKNQINSIETSKRNQSNELSECRLHFEKTQPLRVSCSSSPHGWTVIQRRIDGSENFDRNWADYKNGFGNVKGEFFIGLEKLHQMTKARPHELYIKLGKVNGPTSYAHYDDFKIGSEDELYELKSYGIYSGEAGNSLEYNKNKKFSTFDRDNDKWDGGNCADSEYGGWWHGNCGSSQLNAKYYKDGQITNEDITNGIYWGSWHDYDWKISLTYVEMMIRPKSL; translated from the exons ATGCTGAGGCTGGCACTGTACACAGTCTGTATTGTCCTTTCTCTACAAGGATCCCTTGTAGAATCTCAGGGTCATCGGGTGTGCGTCCTTCGGGATGCGCCAACGCAGTGCGGCTCCTTTTGCCTGAGCGCACTATATCCGCTCTTTGCCGATACTAATAATATCCGAAGCAGGTTGGATGGCATCGAAGCAGGGCAGAAGGTCCTCAGTGATCTCATGACAGGACTTCAGGGGGTACATACAAAGCTAGATTCCTGTAAGATGAAAAATGATTACGAGGCGAGATTAGCCGGAATCGAAAACCACCTAAAAGCG ACTATTGCAAACTTGGAGaatcaaatcaaaaccaaaGACGATCTTATCAATgcgcaaaaaaaacaaatcgatgaaggctttaaaaataaagatgaTGAAATCGCAGACCTAAAGAATCAGATTAATTCGATTGAAACATCAAAACGTAACCAATCTAATGAGCTTTCGGAATGCCGATTACATTTCGAAAAAACACAACCATTAAGGGTGTCATGTTCGTCGTCTCCACATGGCTGGACCGTAATTCAGAGACGGATCGACGGATCCGAGAACTTCGATCGAAACTGGGCTGATTACAAAAATGGATTTGGAAACGTTAAGGGAGAATTTTTCATTGGCCTGGAAAAATTGCATCAGATGACGAAGGCACGTCCCCACGAACTCTACATTAAGCTTGGGAAGGTAAATGGACCAACCAGCTATGCTCACTATgacgattttaaaattggcaGTGAGGACGAATTGTATGAGCTGAAGAGTTATGGAATTTATTCCGGTGAAGCCGGAAACTCCCTTGAATacaataagaacaaaaagTTCTCTACATTTGATCGGGATAATGACAAATGGGATGGAGGAAATTGCGCTGATTCGGAATACGGTGGTTGGTGGCATGGCAATTGTGGTTCTAG TCAGCTCAATGCAAAATACTATAAAGATGGTCAAATAACCAATGAAGACATAACGAACGGAATATACTGGGGCTCATGGCATGACTACGACTGGAAAATATCACTCACCTACGTTGAAATGATGATTAGACCTAAGTCCTTATGA
- the LOC128260400 gene encoding protein RFT1 homolog: protein MARNVLESSLLGAGFSIIFQILCRILTFGINAYIVRHVGREVLGIMNVRLLLLESTLLFLSREAINRAALSANAQQGDRCSWAQLINQMWLTVPICAVLCAPCLYIWLNWLSAVDAIYASQYEFACYAVALSCVLELLAESAVFVAQVFCFVKLKILLNTLHILVRSAIFLWIVTGDRSAAINAFALAQLSSAVTIVVGQYGFFYFYLRGFKDFVARQARKKPPTAKAWQVSLYEHMDDFPFKQLNDFLPGVMFNPNGKHFNRELQTLTLSFVKQGVLKQILTEGEKYVMSVSPVLSFGEQATYDVVNNLGSMAARFIFRPIEDSSYFYFTQTLSRDIKLAKQPQERVRQASSVLNNLLLGVSSIGLIAFTFGQSYSYPVLLLYGGPDFVAGGLPQSLLQWHCLAIYLLAVNGISEGYMFATNTSRDIDKYNYLMAIFSVSFLVLSYILTGIFGPVGFIFANCINMLSRILYSTYYIRAQYRPLSLDPLLGLWPGKLFGGTLLLAGIVCYWYQSSGLATHLGVGVLAGLACLLSWALAHRDLVRLAWRYGRRIKIE, encoded by the exons ATGGCGCGCAATGTGCTCGAGAGCAGCCTGCTGGGCGCCGGCTTCAGCATCATTTTTCAG ATACTGTGCCGCATCCTCACCTTCGGCATCAACGCGTACATCGTGCGGCATGTGGGCCGCGAGGTGCTGGGCATCATGAACGTGCGCCTGCTGCTCCTGGAGAGCACACTGCTCTTCCTGTCCCGCGAGGCCATCAACCGGGCGGCCCTCAGCGCCAATGCCCAACAGGGCGACCGCTGCTCCTGGGCGCAGCTGATCAACCAGATGTGGCTCAC GGTGCCCATCTGCGCTGTTTTGTGTGCTCCGTGCCTGTACATCTGGCTGAACTGGCTCTCGGCGGTGGACGCCATCTACGCCTCGCAGTACGAGTTCGCCTGCTATGCCGTGGCCCTGTCCTGCGTCCTGGAACTGCTGGCCGAGTCGGCGGTGTTCGTGGCCCAGGTGTTTTGCTTTGTGAAGCTGAAAATCCTGCTGAACACGCTGCACATCCTGGTGCGCTCGGCCATCTTCCTGTGGATCGTCACCGGCGACCGCAGTGCGGCGATCAATGCCTTCGCGCTGGCCCAACTCTCCAGCGCAGTGACCATTGTCGTGGGCCAGTATGGCTTCTTCTACTTCTACCTCAGGGGCTTCAAGGACTTTGTGGCGCGACAGGCGCGAAAGAAGCCGCCGACAGCGAAGGCCTGGCAGGTGTCGCTGTACGAGCACATGGATGACTTCCCCTTCAAGCAGCTAAACGATTTCCTGCCCGGCGTGATGTTCAATCCGAATGGCAAGCACTTCAACCGTGAGCTGCAGACGCTGACGCTGAGCTTCGTGAAGCAGGGCGTGCTCAAGCAGATCCTCACCGAGGGCGAGAAGTACGTGATGTCGGTGTCGCCAGTGCTGAGCTTCGGCGAGCAGGCCACCTACGATGTGGTCAACAATCTGGGCAGCATGGCCGCCCGCTTCATCTTCCGCCCCATCGAGGACAGCTCGTACTTCTACTTCACGCAGACGCTGTCCCGTGACATCAAGTTGGCCAAGCAGCCGCAGGAGCGCGTCCGCCAGGCGAGTAGCGTCCTGAACAACCTGCTCCTGGGCGTCAGTTCCATCGGCCTGATTGCGTTCACCTTCGGCCAGAGCTACTCGTACCCGGTGCTGCTGCTATACGGCGGCCCCGACTTCGTGGCCGGCGGACTGCCGCAGAGCCTCCTGCAGTGGCACTGCCTGGCCATCTATCTGCTGGCCGTGAACGGGATCAGCGAGGGCTACATGTTTGCCACGAACACCAGTCGCGACATCGACAAGTACAACTACCTGATGGCCATCTTCTCGGTCAGCTTCCTGGTGCTCTCCTACATTTTGACGGGCATCTTCGGCCCGGTCGGTTTCATCTTTGCGAACTGCATCAACATGCTGAGCAGGATCCTCTACAGCACGTACTACATCCGGGCTCAGTACCGACCGTTGTCGCTGGATCCGCTGCTGGGCCTCTGGCCGGGCAAACTCTTCGGCGGCACGCTCCTCCTGGCCGGGATCGTCTGCTATTGG TACCAAAGTTCTGGCCTCGCCACACATCTGGGCGTGGGTGTACTGGCCGGCCTCGCCTGCCTCTTGTCCTGGGCACTGGCCCATCGGGATCTGGTGCGACTGGCCTGGCGCTATGGCCGCCGCATCAAGATCGAGTAG